From the genome of uncultured Fibrobacter sp., one region includes:
- the ispF gene encoding 2-C-methyl-D-erythritol 2,4-cyclodiphosphate synthase — protein MDKVYRSGIGFDVHKLVEGRKCIIGGVDIPYEKGLLGHSDADVLLHAISDALLGAAGLGDIGTYFPDTDPAFKGADSLELLRKVGEEVRKAGYEIVNIDSIVMCERPKVNPHKEQMKAKIARVLGLDVKQIGIKGTTTEKLGFTGRGEGIASQAVAMVRSL, from the coding sequence ATGGACAAGGTTTATCGTTCTGGAATCGGTTTCGACGTTCACAAGTTGGTAGAGGGCCGCAAGTGCATTATCGGCGGGGTAGATATCCCGTACGAGAAGGGCCTGCTCGGTCACAGCGATGCCGACGTGCTTTTGCATGCGATTAGCGACGCTTTGCTCGGGGCTGCCGGCCTCGGCGACATTGGCACGTACTTCCCAGATACTGACCCTGCGTTCAAGGGTGCCGACAGCCTGGAACTGTTGCGCAAGGTGGGCGAAGAAGTCCGCAAAGCCGGCTACGAAATCGTGAACATCGACAGCATCGTGATGTGCGAACGCCCGAAGGTGAACCCGCACAAGGAACAAATGAAGGCGAAAATCGCTCGTGTGCTCGGCCTCGACGTGAAGCAAATCGGCATCAAGGGTACCACGACCGAAAAACTCGGCTTTACCGGCAGGGGCGAAGGCATCGCCTCCCAGGCCGTCGCCATGGTAAGAAGTCTGTAA
- a CDS encoding FISUMP domain-containing protein, protein MNKLLWSSVLALTAAAFLSACGDETTNITETTGLTSVDKFKNLAECTAENEGELVYVKDSAKAYLCGASEWTNLSANNSDGKNGLDGKDGKNGTDGKNGKDGKDGASCTVTPIENGYKVLCGGDSVGVLLNGAKGDSGAQGVQGKSGENCTVKANEEKNGYDLTCDGKVVTVTNGSDGESVTDSQGESCTGKTLENGDIQISCGKDFTGVLHNGTDGKEGKSAYEIAKEEDPTITDVASWLESLKGNPGTSCTATALSDSSGFELTCGGNVVGTISNGKDGSDGKGFMDGWMIDSRDKQLYRVVTIGSQTWMAENLNYKVENSWCGGGSGATEGDCAMYGRLYTWAAVVDKSEDECGYGYDCHLDTGRVQGICPDGWHVPSYSEWGILYTELGGISTCGRVLRSKTGWEYEEAGTDSVGFSVLPAGIRAPNGYFDDKGVHAYMWSATEYDDLQAYVVLPGSGARGYSNKNNALSVRCLKD, encoded by the coding sequence ATGAATAAATTATTATGGTCGTCGGTTCTTGCTTTGACAGCAGCCGCATTCCTTAGCGCTTGCGGCGATGAAACGACTAACATTACCGAAACCACGGGCCTGACTTCTGTCGACAAGTTCAAAAACTTGGCCGAATGCACCGCCGAAAACGAAGGCGAACTTGTGTATGTGAAGGATTCCGCAAAGGCGTATCTGTGTGGCGCTAGTGAATGGACTAATTTGAGTGCGAACAACTCCGATGGGAAGAATGGCTTGGACGGCAAGGATGGAAAAAACGGTACCGATGGTAAGAATGGAAAAGATGGTAAGGATGGAGCGTCATGTACAGTAACGCCTATTGAGAATGGTTACAAAGTGCTGTGCGGTGGTGATTCGGTCGGAGTGCTATTGAATGGAGCCAAGGGCGATTCTGGAGCGCAGGGCGTTCAAGGAAAATCGGGCGAAAATTGCACGGTGAAAGCAAATGAAGAAAAGAACGGGTATGATTTAACCTGTGATGGTAAAGTCGTTACGGTAACGAATGGTTCCGACGGTGAAAGCGTCACTGACTCGCAGGGGGAAAGTTGCACGGGCAAGACTCTTGAAAATGGCGATATCCAGATTTCTTGTGGCAAGGATTTTACGGGTGTGCTTCACAATGGAACTGATGGTAAAGAGGGCAAATCGGCCTACGAAATTGCCAAGGAAGAAGATCCAACCATTACGGATGTCGCTTCGTGGCTTGAATCGCTGAAGGGGAATCCGGGAACATCTTGCACGGCGACCGCTTTGAGCGACAGTTCCGGCTTTGAACTTACCTGCGGCGGCAATGTCGTTGGGACGATTTCAAACGGCAAGGATGGTTCCGACGGAAAGGGATTTATGGACGGCTGGATGATTGACTCTCGCGACAAGCAACTCTACAGGGTAGTGACCATCGGCTCACAGACCTGGATGGCGGAGAACTTGAACTACAAAGTGGAAAACAGTTGGTGTGGTGGTGGCAGCGGAGCTACGGAAGGCGATTGCGCTATGTACGGACGCCTGTACACTTGGGCGGCAGTAGTGGACAAGTCTGAGGACGAGTGCGGCTATGGTTACGATTGCCACCTTGACACGGGCCGCGTGCAGGGAATCTGTCCCGACGGTTGGCACGTTCCGTCGTATTCAGAATGGGGCATTTTGTATACTGAGTTGGGCGGTATATCAACGTGTGGACGTGTCCTCAGGTCGAAGACAGGTTGGGAATATGAAGAAGCCGGTACGGACAGCGTGGGCTTCTCTGTGCTCCCTGCTGGTATCAGGGCCCCCAATGGTTACTTTGACGATAAAGGCGTGCATGCCTATATGTGGAGTGCCACTGAGTACGATGACCTCCAAGCCTACGTAGTGCTCCCAGGCTCCGGGGCCAGAGGCTACAGTAACAAGAATAATGCTCTCTCTGTTCGTTGTCTCAAGGACTAA
- a CDS encoding FprA family A-type flavoprotein: MKNFSDSIKYVGVDDSDLDIFEGQYDLPNGVTYNSYVIMDEKVAVLDTVDSRKVDDWMENLKKQLDGKAPDYLVVHHIEPDHAGGILAFVKAYPDATIVSSAKAFAMLPQFAPLPQAQKTLTVKEGDTLALGKHTLQFIGAPMVHWPEVLFSYEQSEKVLFSADAFGKFGVYDADPDDWACEARRYYFNIVGKYGNQVQAVLKKAAALDIKTICPLHGPVLAENLGYYIDKYNTWSSYTPEDKGVLIAFGTMHGNTAKAAEVLKQKLTAAGVEKVVVSDLVRDDMAEVIEDAFRYDRMVIMAPTYDAGLFPAMEDFLNHLKAKNYCNRKVGIVENGTWAPMAAKKMAEIASAFKNVTLTETVVTIKSALNADSEAALDKLVAELA; this comes from the coding sequence ATGAAAAACTTTAGCGACAGCATCAAGTACGTCGGCGTAGACGACAGCGACTTGGACATTTTCGAAGGGCAGTACGACCTCCCGAACGGGGTGACCTACAATTCCTACGTCATCATGGACGAGAAGGTCGCGGTGCTCGACACCGTGGATTCCCGCAAAGTGGACGACTGGATGGAAAACCTCAAGAAGCAGCTCGACGGCAAGGCGCCCGACTACCTGGTAGTCCACCACATCGAGCCCGACCATGCCGGCGGCATCCTGGCCTTCGTGAAGGCCTACCCCGATGCGACCATCGTCTCGTCGGCCAAGGCGTTCGCGATGCTCCCGCAATTCGCGCCGCTACCGCAAGCGCAAAAGACGCTTACCGTCAAGGAAGGCGACACGCTCGCACTCGGCAAGCACACGCTCCAGTTCATCGGTGCGCCGATGGTGCATTGGCCCGAAGTCCTGTTCAGCTACGAGCAGTCCGAAAAGGTGCTGTTCTCCGCCGATGCGTTCGGCAAGTTCGGCGTGTACGATGCCGACCCGGACGACTGGGCTTGCGAAGCCCGCCGATACTACTTCAATATCGTGGGCAAGTACGGCAACCAGGTGCAGGCTGTGCTCAAGAAGGCCGCCGCGCTCGACATCAAGACGATTTGCCCGCTGCACGGTCCGGTACTCGCCGAAAATCTCGGCTACTATATCGACAAGTACAACACCTGGAGCAGCTACACTCCCGAAGACAAGGGTGTGCTTATCGCGTTTGGCACCATGCACGGGAACACGGCCAAGGCTGCCGAAGTCCTGAAGCAAAAGCTGACCGCCGCCGGAGTGGAAAAGGTCGTCGTTTCCGACCTCGTCCGCGACGACATGGCCGAAGTCATCGAAGACGCCTTCCGCTACGACCGCATGGTCATCATGGCCCCGACATACGACGCCGGGCTTTTCCCCGCGATGGAAGATTTCCTCAACCACCTCAAGGCAAAGAACTACTGCAACCGCAAAGTGGGCATTGTTGAAAACGGCACGTGGGCACCCATGGCCGCAAAGAAGATGGCCGAAATCGCGTCGGCGTTCAAGAACGTGACGCTCACGGAAACTGTCGTAACAATCAAATCCGCGCTGAACGCGGATTCCGAAGCGGCTCTCGACAAGCTCGTCGCCGAACTGGCCTAA
- a CDS encoding NADH-quinone oxidoreductase subunit N gives MSNYINLLPIVIVAVGALVSLAAEPFIKDENKHKILPWVASLFVIAGMAAYYLCTTDVMFNLYAMDPVRKVLGASVMFCAFLGIAGLQWTLGHEKYKGGEAYALLMLATCGACLMTQAIDFLALFIGMELASFPIYALVGIRRKDVNANEGVFKYFVSGSIFSAIFLYGVALVYGATGTTHFFASCLDGREALYGIGVLLTVIGLLFKAGAAPVHFWVADVYTGASVAVTGFMAAVVKVGALAALASVWLGILVTNAATAPAWNLAEPVTIASQSKGLFYMVVIVALLSMIIGAFSGLAQKSIRRILAFSAVMNAGFIVIGLLLPNYAKDGTVQMGAMFYFLITYAVASAGALTGIAYLAGREDRNENLEDLQGSGRKRPYVALGVTVCLASLAGLPPVAGFLAKFSLFTEAFSGGLGWLAIAGFGLSLVAAVYYLRVAFVLFMPIKNKCECKKSCCGSTPFAYLLRFGVTVAAIALIVIGIFPNLALIA, from the coding sequence ATGAGTAATTACATCAATTTATTGCCGATTGTCATTGTCGCCGTTGGCGCCCTTGTTTCGCTTGCCGCGGAACCGTTCATCAAGGACGAGAACAAGCACAAGATTCTCCCCTGGGTGGCGTCGCTGTTCGTCATCGCCGGCATGGCCGCCTACTACCTTTGCACGACAGACGTGATGTTCAACTTGTACGCCATGGACCCTGTCCGTAAGGTTCTCGGCGCATCGGTCATGTTCTGCGCCTTCCTCGGGATTGCCGGCCTCCAGTGGACGCTTGGCCACGAGAAGTACAAGGGTGGCGAGGCCTACGCTTTGCTGATGCTTGCAACGTGCGGTGCATGCCTCATGACGCAGGCGATTGATTTCCTTGCGCTGTTTATCGGCATGGAACTCGCGAGCTTCCCGATTTACGCCCTGGTCGGTATCCGCCGCAAAGACGTGAATGCGAACGAAGGCGTGTTCAAATACTTCGTCTCGGGCTCCATCTTCAGCGCCATATTCCTCTACGGTGTGGCTCTGGTTTACGGCGCTACCGGCACGACGCATTTCTTTGCCTCTTGCCTCGATGGCCGTGAAGCGCTTTATGGTATCGGCGTGCTCTTGACCGTGATTGGCCTCCTGTTCAAGGCGGGCGCCGCTCCGGTACACTTCTGGGTCGCCGATGTTTATACGGGTGCTTCCGTTGCCGTGACCGGTTTCATGGCCGCTGTCGTGAAGGTGGGCGCTCTTGCCGCTCTCGCTTCTGTATGGCTGGGTATTCTCGTTACGAACGCCGCAACTGCTCCGGCCTGGAACCTCGCCGAGCCGGTCACCATTGCAAGCCAGTCCAAGGGACTGTTCTACATGGTGGTCATCGTTGCGCTGCTTTCCATGATTATCGGCGCCTTTAGCGGCCTTGCCCAAAAGTCTATTCGCCGTATCCTCGCGTTCTCCGCTGTGATGAACGCAGGCTTCATCGTCATTGGCCTTTTGCTCCCGAACTACGCCAAGGATGGCACGGTGCAGATGGGCGCCATGTTCTATTTCCTTATCACTTACGCCGTGGCCAGTGCCGGTGCGCTGACGGGTATTGCCTACTTGGCCGGTCGCGAAGACCGTAACGAGAATCTGGAAGACCTCCAGGGTAGTGGACGCAAGCGTCCGTATGTCGCTCTCGGTGTGACGGTCTGCCTTGCAAGCCTTGCCGGCCTCCCGCCGGTTGCCGGTTTCTTGGCCAAGTTCTCGCTGTTCACCGAAGCCTTCTCCGGTGGACTCGGCTGGCTCGCCATTGCGGGCTTTGGCCTGTCCCTCGTGGCTGCGGTGTACTACCTGCGTGTCGCGTTCGTGCTCTTTATGCCGATCAAGAACAAGTGCGAATGCAAGAAGAGCTGCTGCGGTTCCACTCCGTTCGCCTACTTGCTCCGCTTTGGCGTGACGGTCGCCGCGATTGCCTTGATTGTCATCGGGATCTTCCCGAACTTGGCTTTGATTGCGTAA
- a CDS encoding NADH-quinone oxidoreductase subunit M — MLLHLLVLAPFVAAILMVATSKEDPKSSSRLAFLFGVAFFAMSIALVAGGNQATEPMEWFRIPGCKGPVYYYLYSHGLGAWMVFLSCGLSLVALITARNTFEKNYRNFAIGIFSLMGAMNGTFLSADAVLFFFFFEAMVIPAAVMIAGYGGKERKKAAMTFAIYTLVGSAPMMVSLWYLLTVADNSLLLSFAIALQSLPAETQFVILLSFLLAFLVKTPIFPFHGWQAITYAEAPAPLSAILTGAMSKAGVFGFIAWILPIFPLSMTVVNVMLWLGLATAVYGALLALRATDAKKLLAYSSMGHLGLAVAGVFSLSEAMLPAVLVLLVAHGISAGVLFYLAGVAERVTGTRDITLMGGLAGKNPVFSTLFGFAAVMALAVPGTAGFVGEFTVLLAIWDMGPLPAVVAGFCLILSAAYMLRFVQKVIFGKPAREYTEGKRMTALEGSTFGIMVALLLTFGFHPAFITNSLHLFDEDAIEEMSKLSGQEGEAEQAAPASDSLSGQNSEVSESAEEHHPMTEKEIAQLDSTLAEAGFDESERAALIRQMIAADAAQNGEAAQTNAEATENE; from the coding sequence ATGTTGTTACATCTCCTCGTCTTGGCCCCGTTTGTCGCCGCTATCCTGATGGTTGCGACTTCCAAGGAAGACCCCAAGTCGTCTTCCCGTTTGGCCTTCCTTTTCGGTGTTGCCTTCTTCGCCATGTCCATCGCGCTGGTGGCTGGTGGCAACCAGGCGACCGAACCCATGGAATGGTTCCGCATCCCCGGCTGCAAGGGTCCGGTCTATTACTACTTGTACAGCCATGGTCTTGGCGCTTGGATGGTGTTCCTTTCTTGCGGTCTCTCGCTTGTTGCCTTGATTACCGCACGGAACACCTTCGAAAAGAACTACCGTAATTTCGCCATCGGCATCTTCTCGCTGATGGGCGCCATGAACGGCACGTTCCTCTCCGCCGACGCCGTATTGTTCTTCTTCTTCTTCGAGGCCATGGTCATCCCGGCTGCCGTGATGATTGCGGGCTACGGTGGAAAGGAGCGTAAGAAGGCGGCGATGACGTTCGCGATTTATACGCTCGTGGGTTCGGCTCCGATGATGGTCTCCTTGTGGTACCTGCTCACGGTTGCCGATAACTCGCTGCTTCTCTCGTTCGCTATCGCGTTGCAGAGTTTGCCTGCCGAGACGCAGTTTGTCATCTTGCTGAGCTTCTTGCTCGCCTTCCTCGTGAAGACTCCGATTTTCCCGTTCCACGGCTGGCAGGCCATTACCTACGCCGAGGCTCCGGCTCCGCTTTCTGCCATTTTGACAGGTGCGATGAGTAAGGCTGGCGTGTTCGGCTTTATCGCCTGGATTCTCCCGATTTTCCCGCTCTCCATGACGGTTGTGAACGTGATGCTGTGGCTCGGGCTTGCGACGGCTGTGTACGGCGCGCTGCTCGCCCTGCGTGCCACGGATGCCAAGAAGCTTTTGGCTTACAGCTCCATGGGTCACCTTGGCCTTGCAGTCGCTGGCGTGTTCAGCCTTTCCGAGGCGATGTTGCCGGCGGTGCTCGTCCTTTTGGTCGCTCACGGTATTTCGGCCGGTGTGCTCTTCTACCTCGCCGGTGTCGCTGAACGCGTGACTGGCACGCGCGACATTACGCTCATGGGTGGTCTCGCCGGCAAGAATCCGGTGTTCAGCACCTTGTTCGGTTTTGCCGCGGTGATGGCTCTTGCCGTTCCCGGTACGGCGGGCTTTGTCGGTGAATTCACGGTGCTTCTCGCCATTTGGGATATGGGCCCGCTCCCTGCCGTCGTGGCTGGGTTCTGCCTGATTCTCTCTGCCGCCTACATGCTCCGCTTTGTCCAGAAGGTCATCTTCGGCAAGCCTGCCCGCGAATATACCGAGGGCAAACGCATGACGGCTTTGGAAGGTTCTACCTTCGGCATCATGGTTGCCTTGCTCCTCACGTTCGGTTTCCATCCGGCTTTCATCACCAACTCCCTGCACCTCTTTGACGAGGATGCCATCGAGGAGATGAGTAAGCTCTCGGGCCAGGAAGGCGAAGCGGAACAGGCGGCCCCTGCTTCTGATTCTCTCTCCGGGCAAAACTCCGAAGTCAGCGAGTCCGCCGAGGAACACCACCCGATGACGGAAAAAGAAATTGCACAGCTGGACTCCACGCTCGCCGAGGCGGGCTTTGACGAGTCCGAGCGCGCGGCACTGATCCGGCAGATGATTGCTGCCGATGCCGCTCAAAATGGCGAAGCCGCACAGACAAACGCGGAGGCTACAGAAAATGAGTAA
- the nuoL gene encoding NADH-quinone oxidoreductase subunit L, whose protein sequence is MTNLPLWLIPLFPLVGTVLLGAIAVISSGSKKGPAEGIVGFLAVIFPVLAFASVVLLAWGMPAEGLRQTLCNWIDIPLFKVDIGFLFDGLSRIMLLFVTGIGSLIALYSIGYMHGDRGFARFFAYINLFLFSMIVLVLSDSLLLTFLGWEGVGLCSYLLIGFWNKDLSNCKAANKAFIVNRVGDIGFLLGMLCLVTVGGSEILNYDSLSAFIQMLIAGGHVEIVLPLLSLAGLLFFIGCTGKSAQIPLLTWLPDAMAGPTPVSALIHAATMVTSGVYLLARMGNLFSLLPVVLLIITLIGLATAFWAAVAGLFQNDIKKVLAYSTISQLGYMFMAAGVCAFDASIFHVFTHAFFKAALFLGAGAVIHALAGEQDMRKMGGLLRKTPVTACVMIFAFFAIIGFPGFAGFWSKDLILERLYTSGSLGPVFYGIGLLTAVITAVYMSRLIILTFFGSYRGSKESEEHIHEAPASMLIPMVVLSIGAIFAGYFWADSLGITMFKDSLAPVLSAAQSGVAHAHVNPIIFAGLGTLAALLGMFIALKVYGSSRVPEAKGSSAPEGFKADWTFFFDTIHKFCGIIPVAVLAWIADVVVEKILQAAQWMVGALAEILGDGAAAFQVRKVRLQLALSVAGVAILVAVVLLTGGSI, encoded by the coding sequence ATGACGAATTTACCGCTTTGGCTTATTCCGCTCTTCCCGCTGGTCGGGACTGTCCTCCTGGGCGCTATCGCCGTGATTTCTTCCGGCAGCAAGAAGGGCCCGGCAGAGGGCATCGTCGGCTTCCTCGCCGTGATTTTCCCTGTGCTGGCTTTTGCAAGCGTGGTCCTTTTGGCTTGGGGCATGCCTGCCGAGGGATTGCGCCAGACGCTCTGCAACTGGATTGACATCCCGCTGTTCAAGGTGGATATCGGATTCCTGTTCGACGGGCTTTCCCGCATCATGCTCCTGTTCGTGACGGGTATCGGTTCGCTCATCGCGCTGTACTCCATCGGTTACATGCACGGCGACCGCGGCTTCGCCCGCTTCTTCGCCTACATCAACCTGTTCCTGTTCAGCATGATTGTGCTCGTGCTTTCGGATAGCCTGCTGCTCACGTTCCTCGGCTGGGAAGGCGTGGGACTCTGCTCCTACCTGCTCATCGGCTTCTGGAACAAGGACCTCTCCAACTGCAAGGCTGCGAACAAGGCGTTCATCGTGAACCGCGTGGGCGATATCGGCTTCTTGCTCGGTATGCTCTGCCTCGTGACCGTGGGCGGCTCCGAAATCCTCAACTACGATTCGCTGAGCGCCTTTATCCAGATGCTCATTGCCGGTGGCCATGTCGAAATCGTGCTCCCGCTGCTTTCGCTGGCCGGGCTCCTGTTCTTTATCGGTTGCACTGGTAAGTCTGCTCAGATTCCGCTCCTCACCTGGCTCCCCGACGCCATGGCGGGTCCGACCCCTGTGTCTGCCCTCATCCATGCCGCGACCATGGTGACTTCTGGTGTGTACCTGCTCGCTCGTATGGGCAACCTCTTCTCGCTCTTGCCGGTCGTGCTGCTCATCATCACGCTGATCGGCCTTGCGACGGCCTTCTGGGCTGCCGTGGCTGGGCTCTTCCAGAACGACATCAAGAAGGTGCTTGCCTACTCGACAATTTCCCAGCTGGGCTACATGTTCATGGCTGCGGGTGTTTGCGCCTTTGACGCTTCTATCTTCCACGTGTTTACCCACGCCTTCTTCAAGGCGGCGCTCTTCCTCGGTGCCGGTGCCGTGATTCACGCTCTCGCCGGCGAACAGGACATGCGCAAGATGGGTGGCCTCCTCCGGAAAACTCCGGTGACGGCATGCGTCATGATTTTCGCATTCTTCGCCATTATCGGTTTCCCGGGCTTTGCCGGTTTCTGGTCCAAGGACCTGATTCTGGAACGCCTCTATACGAGCGGTTCGCTGGGCCCTGTCTTCTACGGTATCGGTCTCTTGACTGCTGTCATCACGGCTGTCTACATGAGCCGCCTCATCATCCTGACCTTCTTCGGTAGCTACCGTGGCAGCAAGGAAAGCGAGGAACACATCCACGAAGCTCCGGCATCCATGCTCATCCCGATGGTCGTGCTCTCGATTGGCGCAATCTTTGCCGGTTACTTCTGGGCCGATTCTCTCGGAATCACGATGTTCAAGGATTCCCTCGCTCCGGTACTCAGTGCTGCTCAGTCGGGTGTCGCTCATGCACATGTGAACCCGATTATCTTCGCGGGCCTTGGTACTTTGGCTGCCTTGCTTGGTATGTTCATCGCTCTCAAGGTCTACGGTTCGTCTCGCGTTCCGGAGGCCAAGGGCAGTTCCGCTCCCGAAGGCTTCAAGGCCGACTGGACGTTCTTCTTTGACACGATTCACAAGTTCTGCGGCATCATCCCGGTTGCCGTGCTTGCTTGGATTGCCGACGTGGTTGTCGAAAAGATCTTGCAGGCTGCTCAGTGGATGGTGGGTGCTCTCGCCGAGATTCTGGGCGATGGTGCTGCCGCTTTCCAGGTCCGCAAGGTCCGACTCCAGCTTGCTCTTAGCGTGGCGGGTGTCGCCATCCTTGTGGCTGTTGTCCTTTTGACTGGAGGTTCGATCTAA
- the nuoK gene encoding NADH-quinone oxidoreductase subunit NuoK: protein MALEAIYVQVLALILFSIGLIVAIARRNVFFVLMGVEIALNAVNLSFVGFAKTLPADLSIAGQIVPLFSIAIAAAEACVGLAMVILIFRNRESVDADTYSNMKG from the coding sequence ATGGCATTGGAAGCTATTTACGTGCAGGTCCTTGCACTGATCCTTTTCTCCATTGGCCTGATTGTGGCGATTGCCCGCCGTAACGTGTTCTTCGTGCTGATGGGTGTCGAAATCGCCCTGAACGCGGTGAACCTGAGCTTTGTCGGGTTCGCAAAGACCCTGCCTGCCGACTTGAGCATCGCGGGCCAGATTGTTCCGCTGTTCTCCATCGCGATTGCCGCGGCGGAGGCTTGCGTCGGTCTTGCTATGGTCATCCTCATTTTCCGTAACCGTGAAAGCGTCGACGCCGACACGTATTCCAACATGAAGGGGTAA
- a CDS encoding NADH-quinone oxidoreductase subunit J: MLALIYFIILGILAVGSALCVLLSRHPLYGALSLVLSMLSLAGIYGLLGSPFIGVVQVMVYAGAIMMLLTFVIMVLNGARDSKTPMFDGVSLFVIPGVIVLAALVGFVLVRTPMAFDETTLRGSVALTSRTLFDVAQTGPGYFILFEILGLLLLSSMAAAVLLAKKRLGSVDSDDKEEK, translated from the coding sequence ATGCTTGCCCTGATATACTTTATTATTCTGGGAATCCTCGCTGTGGGGAGCGCGCTGTGCGTTCTCCTGTCGAGGCACCCGCTGTACGGCGCACTTTCGCTCGTGCTGTCCATGCTCTCGCTCGCTGGCATCTACGGCCTGCTGGGCAGCCCCTTCATCGGGGTGGTGCAGGTCATGGTCTACGCCGGTGCTATCATGATGCTCCTGACGTTTGTCATCATGGTGCTGAACGGCGCCCGCGATTCCAAGACACCGATGTTCGATGGCGTTTCCCTGTTTGTCATTCCGGGCGTTATCGTGCTTGCGGCCCTCGTCGGGTTTGTTCTCGTGCGTACCCCGATGGCGTTTGACGAAACGACGCTCCGCGGTTCTGTGGCTCTCACGTCTCGCACGCTGTTCGATGTCGCGCAGACGGGCCCGGGCTACTTTATCTTGTTCGAGATCCTTGGCTTGCTTTTGCTGTCGTCGATGGCGGCGGCGGTGCTCCTCGCCAAGAAGCGCCTCGGTTCTGTAGATTCTGACGACAAGGAGGAAAAATAA
- a CDS encoding NADH-quinone oxidoreductase subunit I produces MRVIKQKPMNWVERLYVFEAIRGLWTTLKHAARGLFRYETLPTISYPEGQPEVRNTYRAKHRLMLRPDGTPRCVACGMCAAACPAHCIFIEATASDDPRIEKKVKRFDIDHLTCVFCGLCAEACPVDALRMDTKVISFEHRTRDEFVAHLEDLTAWDPKDYPEDEQSQVAPGGTKNAEARKVWGMEVK; encoded by the coding sequence ATGCGCGTTATTAAACAGAAACCCATGAACTGGGTTGAACGTCTTTATGTCTTTGAAGCGATTCGTGGCCTTTGGACGACGCTCAAGCACGCCGCTCGCGGCCTGTTCCGTTACGAGACCTTGCCGACGATTTCTTACCCGGAAGGCCAGCCGGAAGTCCGCAACACTTACCGTGCCAAGCACCGCCTGATGTTGCGTCCGGATGGAACGCCCCGTTGTGTCGCATGCGGTATGTGCGCTGCGGCTTGCCCTGCCCACTGCATCTTTATCGAGGCAACGGCCAGCGATGACCCGCGCATCGAAAAGAAGGTGAAGCGTTTCGACATTGACCATTTGACCTGTGTGTTCTGCGGCCTCTGCGCCGAAGCCTGCCCGGTGGATGCGCTCCGCATGGATACCAAGGTGATTTCTTTTGAGCACAGGACCCGCGACGAGTTCGTGGCCCACCTGGAAGACCTTACCGCCTGGGATCCGAAGGATTATCCCGAAGACGAACAGAGCCAAGTGGCTCCGGGCGGAACTAAGAATGCCGAGGCCCGCAAGGTCTGGGGAATGGAGGTGAAGTAA